A genome region from Maridesulfovibrio salexigens DSM 2638 includes the following:
- a CDS encoding PAS domain-containing sensor histidine kinase, translated as MSEDAYSPSCPVEDFYPCSPDILDQHTRIKKEIAAELLNSVPNPAFILNSDRRIILYNSTLSAAAGERRTNKILGRRPGELFRCCNSQNSECGKAVPCVQCGALRAIQTAMTGEKAEEICMLLSNVDGIVKAYTFKVNASPLVIKDEQYFIIHLTDISDSKHKEMMERVFLHDLLNAVNGIVNAGTLLEEDAVKTEHRELAGMIVDRARFMANEIDAHRLFISAEARQLEVNNEPVIVKQIIDAVCALHSSSQMTKDKNISLKSKIDDFSLTTDKRILYRIIENLVKNAIEASPANSTVEVMGTTKNDYALITVSNTGTIPMTVAHQIFKKSFSTKGKGRGLGTYSVKVFTENYLRGRVWFDSSQDDGTNFYVKIPLSPSTEPIVEQGRPQGLQN; from the coding sequence ATGAGTGAAGACGCATACTCTCCGAGTTGTCCGGTAGAGGATTTTTATCCTTGCAGCCCGGACATTTTGGATCAACATACGAGGATAAAAAAAGAGATAGCAGCGGAATTACTAAACTCCGTTCCTAACCCTGCCTTTATTCTTAACAGCGACAGAAGAATCATTCTGTACAACAGCACGCTTTCCGCAGCTGCAGGGGAAAGACGAACCAACAAAATTCTCGGACGCCGTCCCGGTGAACTTTTCCGTTGCTGCAACTCACAAAACAGCGAGTGTGGTAAGGCGGTTCCCTGCGTACAATGTGGCGCCCTACGAGCTATCCAAACAGCCATGACCGGAGAGAAGGCTGAAGAAATATGCATGCTGCTGTCCAATGTAGACGGCATAGTCAAAGCTTACACATTCAAAGTAAATGCCTCCCCCTTAGTAATCAAAGATGAGCAATATTTCATAATCCATCTGACTGATATTTCCGACAGTAAGCATAAAGAAATGATGGAAAGGGTTTTCCTTCATGACTTGCTGAATGCTGTAAACGGCATAGTCAATGCGGGGACACTACTCGAAGAAGATGCTGTCAAAACCGAACATCGAGAGCTTGCCGGAATGATCGTTGACCGGGCAAGATTTATGGCAAACGAAATCGATGCCCACAGATTGTTCATCTCCGCTGAAGCCAGACAGCTTGAGGTAAACAATGAGCCGGTAATCGTTAAACAGATTATTGATGCGGTCTGCGCGCTTCACTCCAGCAGTCAAATGACAAAAGATAAAAACATCTCTCTCAAATCCAAGATAGATGACTTTTCTTTAACCACTGACAAGCGAATTCTTTACCGTATTATTGAGAATCTGGTTAAAAACGCAATTGAAGCCTCCCCTGCAAACAGCACTGTCGAGGTTATGGGCACGACCAAAAACGATTACGCCCTGATCACAGTTTCCAACACGGGAACCATACCCATGACGGTTGCACATCAGATATTTAAAAAATCTTTTTCCACAAAAGGTAAGGGAAGAGGACTTGGTACATACAGTGTAAAAGTATTCACTGAAAATTACCTCCGGGGAAGAGTATGGTTCGATTCATCACAAGATGACGGCACCAATTTTTATGTAAAGATTCCCCTCTCTCCATCAACTGAACCGATTGTGGAACAAGGCCGCCCTCAAGGTCTACAGAATTAA
- a CDS encoding permease, translated as MEELNIKPCACSSESKGLEPLGINSEAETVVEEQEESTLPIKGNALWAAMGGGLVVWYAIYSQLLPFSKYAAFDLFGLLPGSHLGEAVQFFIYDTPKVLMLLVLVVFGIGIIRSYVTVEWTRKVLAGKRESYGNVLAALLGVVTPFCSCSAVPLFIGFVAGEVPLGVTFSFLISAPMVNEVALVLLYGLMGWKVAALYFVTGISIAIVAGWVIGRLGMEKHVEGWVKLASAQNNGPQNGMSVEDRVVFGLDSVKEIVGKVWLYVVIGIAAGAAIHGYVPEDMMASIMGKGVWWAVPASVLLGIPMYTNAAGVIPIVDALLGKGAALGTVLAFMMSVIALSFPEMVILRKVLKPKLIAVFVGVVASGILIVGYLFNMII; from the coding sequence ATGGAAGAGTTAAATATTAAACCTTGCGCGTGTTCGTCAGAATCTAAGGGCTTGGAACCTCTGGGCATAAATTCTGAAGCTGAAACTGTTGTTGAAGAGCAGGAGGAATCCACTTTACCTATTAAAGGTAATGCTCTTTGGGCTGCAATGGGCGGTGGACTGGTTGTCTGGTATGCCATTTATTCGCAGTTGCTGCCATTTTCCAAGTATGCGGCTTTTGATTTGTTCGGCCTTCTTCCGGGCAGTCACCTAGGTGAAGCGGTTCAATTTTTTATCTACGATACACCTAAGGTGTTGATGCTGCTGGTACTGGTTGTCTTCGGTATTGGCATTATCCGCTCATATGTGACTGTGGAGTGGACTCGAAAAGTTCTTGCCGGAAAGCGTGAATCATACGGTAACGTTCTTGCCGCACTGCTCGGTGTTGTCACCCCGTTCTGCTCTTGCTCAGCCGTTCCTCTGTTTATCGGCTTTGTAGCTGGGGAAGTTCCTTTGGGTGTAACATTTTCTTTTCTGATTTCCGCGCCTATGGTTAATGAAGTGGCGCTGGTCCTTTTGTATGGGCTTATGGGCTGGAAAGTTGCTGCTCTGTATTTTGTTACCGGTATTTCCATCGCAATTGTAGCTGGCTGGGTCATCGGAAGGCTGGGCATGGAAAAGCATGTGGAAGGCTGGGTTAAGCTGGCAAGTGCGCAAAACAACGGCCCGCAGAACGGTATGAGTGTTGAGGACCGTGTTGTTTTCGGTCTTGATTCAGTCAAAGAAATTGTTGGCAAGGTCTGGCTGTACGTTGTGATCGGTATTGCTGCCGGGGCGGCTATTCATGGATATGTTCCCGAAGATATGATGGCCTCCATTATGGGTAAGGGTGTCTGGTGGGCGGTTCCTGCTTCTGTCCTTCTGGGTATTCCCATGTACACCAATGCTGCCGGGGTTATCCCCATCGTTGATGCTCTGTTGGGTAAGGGAGCGGCTCTCGGAACAGTACTGGCATTCATGATGAGTGTTATCGCACTTTCTTTTCCGGAGATGGTTATTCTGCGCAAGGTGCTTAAGCCTAAGCTGATAGCCGTCTTTGTCGGGGTAGTGGCTAGCGGAATTCTCATCGTGGGCTATTTATTTAATATGATTATTTAG
- a CDS encoding META domain-containing protein, translating into MKTANFKRFIPAILTVCLFVLISGCAPKQTYYPVYENPTNTKWIAEDIDGKPIGGFAHIWMRLDDNGKIYGSGGCNSFRGDYSYVNGQFSTGPLGMTRKACSKNLNLQEFKFMQALERVQTMQERNGMLYMEGNGNSLLFYKGH; encoded by the coding sequence ATGAAAACAGCTAATTTTAAAAGATTTATTCCGGCTATTTTAACTGTTTGCTTGTTTGTACTCATTTCAGGTTGCGCACCGAAACAGACCTACTACCCTGTTTATGAAAACCCAACCAACACTAAGTGGATTGCGGAAGATATTGACGGCAAGCCTATAGGGGGATTCGCTCATATCTGGATGCGCCTTGACGACAACGGTAAAATTTACGGTTCCGGAGGCTGTAACAGCTTCCGCGGCGACTACTCCTATGTAAACGGACAATTCAGTACCGGACCGCTTGGTATGACCCGCAAAGCATGCTCCAAAAACCTGAATCTGCAGGAATTCAAATTCATGCAGGCTTTAGAGCGAGTTCAAACCATGCAGGAAAGAAACGGTATGCTTTACATGGAAGGAAACGGCAACTCCCTACTTTTTTATAAGGGTCACTAA
- a CDS encoding diguanylate cyclase, which produces MSRVLVIEPSKATAKFIQATLLKAGFECDLACTYDGAQQLIAANEYFVGLSSMLLDDAEYGMGIDLLLENSIPAIAVTSSLDEQALGALAEKSIVDYVLKKSDQAEYISRIVSRVYKNQGIKVLVVDDSTSVRDWISRILMRQGLTVLQAEDGRAATKVFYKNNDIKLVLTDYYMPEMDGLELTAHLRSIRSMEELSIVVLSSDSKSRTAPLFLKQGANDFIQKTASVEEILCRVNSNLEFIELIQASRDRANKDYLTGLWNRRYFFEYGTPIYEQGMTAGNELCVVMLDIDHFKKINDTYGHDAGDEVLKDFSSLLADYIGDVGLVSRFGGEEFTVLLNGIQADELFDFLEDFREEVGSFSVDFKGQVITLTVSIGATANMDESLTVMVSRADDKLYEAKRTGRNKVLCDW; this is translated from the coding sequence GTGAGTAGAGTTCTTGTTATCGAGCCTAGCAAGGCTACCGCCAAATTTATCCAGGCAACTCTATTGAAGGCCGGTTTTGAATGTGACCTTGCCTGTACCTATGATGGTGCACAGCAATTGATTGCCGCAAATGAGTATTTTGTCGGGCTGAGCAGCATGCTGCTTGATGATGCGGAATACGGCATGGGTATAGATCTGCTGCTGGAAAACAGCATCCCCGCTATTGCTGTAACTTCATCCTTGGACGAACAGGCACTGGGTGCTCTGGCTGAGAAAAGTATTGTTGATTATGTACTCAAGAAGTCTGATCAGGCTGAGTACATTTCACGTATTGTTAGCCGTGTTTATAAAAACCAGGGGATCAAGGTTCTGGTGGTTGATGACTCAACTTCCGTACGGGATTGGATTTCCAGAATTCTTATGCGCCAGGGCCTGACAGTGTTGCAGGCTGAAGATGGCCGTGCTGCTACAAAAGTTTTTTACAAAAACAACGATATTAAGCTGGTTTTGACCGACTATTACATGCCGGAAATGGATGGTCTTGAGCTGACAGCGCATCTGCGCTCAATCCGGTCTATGGAAGAGCTAAGTATTGTAGTGCTTTCTTCGGATAGCAAATCGCGCACAGCACCGCTTTTTCTTAAACAGGGAGCCAATGATTTTATCCAGAAGACAGCCTCTGTTGAGGAAATTCTCTGCCGGGTAAACTCCAACCTTGAATTTATCGAGCTTATTCAGGCTTCCCGTGATCGCGCTAACAAGGACTACCTTACCGGACTGTGGAACAGGAGGTATTTCTTTGAGTACGGCACCCCAATTTATGAGCAGGGTATGACTGCAGGCAATGAGCTTTGTGTGGTCATGCTTGATATTGATCATTTCAAAAAGATTAACGACACTTACGGGCATGATGCCGGCGATGAGGTTTTAAAAGATTTTTCATCCTTACTGGCGGACTATATCGGTGATGTCGGATTGGTCTCAAGGTTTGGTGGAGAAGAGTTCACTGTTCTTCTCAATGGGATTCAGGCTGATGAACTTTTCGATTTTCTTGAAGATTTCAGAGAAGAGGTAGGATCTTTTTCTGTAGACTTCAAAGGACAGGTTATAACTCTTACCGTTTCAATTGGAGCTACGGCAAATATGGATGAATCTCTTACCGTAATGGTAAGCCGTGCAGATGACAAACTTTATGAAGCCAAAAGAACAGGGAGAAATAAAGTCCTTTGTGATTGGTAA
- a CDS encoding efflux RND transporter permease subunit, with protein sequence MVNFFIDRPIFSSVISIIITLVGLLSIFTLPIAQYPEIAPPTVQIAAQYTGASADVVEQTVAAPIEEQVNGAQDMLYMNSISSNDGRMVLNVTFDLGRDLELATVDVQNRVSLATPQLPSEVTKSGVSVKKQSSSMICVISLLSPEGTYDSLFLNNYAKINLFDAISRIPGVGSVSLFGDQDYGMRIWLDPDKMARLAITADDIIAAVQEQNLQAPAGQVGQPPAASGQQFQLTVRVKGRLSEPDEFGNIIVKANPDGSTVHIRDVARVEMGSKSYSAFGRQGEIDSAMLLVYQLPGANALDIVEQVRSTMDELSKDFPTGMKYDIPYDTTLFVTASIDEVMDTLYEAMALVFIVVFIFLQNLRATIVPMIAVPVSLVGTFAFFQVLGFSINTLTLFGMVLAIGIVVDDAIVVVEAVQSKIDEEGMDAKTATKEAMKEVSGPIVATTAVLIAVFVPVAFMGGISGQLYKQFALTLAVSVAISSINALTFSPAMSALLLRPQKKMRGPLGWFFEQFNKYFSKITSGYTSGVRLILRKSIVALGIFGVLMFGTYSLFNTVPTGFVPNEDQGYFMINVQLPEGASLERSDAVVKKVEDILRNEPGVKTYFALGGFNLITGAYSSYTSTLFASLDPWDERTDPQLHVNSILRKVQQKVLGIQEAVVICFNPPPINGIGSTGGLQFELQDRSGGTVEELAQAAQDYMAELRKQPELTGVFSTFSANVPQLYVDVDRDKVRKLGIPLNEVFTAMQTFLGGYYINDFNKYGRTYRVMAQADSQFRTSPEDVSKFYVRGNTGKMIPLSTLLNQKKIFGPEYIQRYNLFRAIEITAANAPGYSTGQAMAVMEKVARDTLPRGYGFDWTNIAYQEKKSGGEVVIIFALAVMMVFLVLAAQYESWIIPLAIVFAVPLGVFGAISGQFIRGLDNNVYAQIGLIMLVGLAAKNAILIVEFAKAKYEQGASLLDAAVQAAQLRFRPILMTSFAFILGVVPLVIAQGAGSASRHALGTSVFAGMIAATILGVLFVPLFYVTLVKFQNRKGSAAKADSSEE encoded by the coding sequence ATGGTCAATTTCTTTATCGACAGACCCATTTTTTCGTCCGTTATCTCCATCATTATCACGCTGGTAGGGTTACTCAGTATTTTTACCCTGCCCATTGCCCAGTATCCTGAGATCGCCCCGCCTACGGTACAGATTGCGGCCCAGTATACCGGTGCCAGCGCGGATGTCGTGGAGCAGACCGTTGCAGCTCCCATTGAGGAACAGGTTAACGGTGCGCAGGACATGCTCTACATGAACTCCATCAGTTCCAACGATGGACGCATGGTGCTTAACGTTACCTTTGATCTGGGACGTGATCTTGAACTGGCGACCGTTGATGTTCAGAACAGGGTCAGTCTTGCCACTCCCCAGTTACCTTCGGAAGTAACCAAGTCCGGTGTCAGTGTTAAAAAGCAGTCTTCAAGCATGATCTGCGTAATCAGCCTGCTTTCACCGGAAGGAACATATGACTCTCTTTTTCTGAATAACTACGCAAAGATTAATCTGTTTGATGCCATTTCCCGTATCCCCGGAGTCGGTAGCGTTTCTCTGTTTGGAGATCAGGATTATGGTATGCGTATCTGGCTTGATCCTGATAAAATGGCTCGGCTGGCGATTACAGCGGATGACATCATAGCCGCAGTGCAGGAGCAGAACTTACAGGCTCCTGCCGGTCAGGTTGGTCAGCCCCCGGCAGCATCCGGTCAGCAGTTCCAGTTAACTGTCAGGGTAAAGGGACGCCTTAGTGAACCTGATGAATTCGGTAATATTATCGTAAAAGCCAACCCGGACGGCAGTACTGTGCATATTCGGGATGTTGCCCGGGTGGAAATGGGATCCAAATCCTATTCTGCATTCGGCAGGCAGGGTGAAATTGATTCCGCGATGCTGCTGGTTTACCAGTTGCCCGGTGCAAATGCGTTGGATATCGTTGAACAAGTCCGTTCCACTATGGATGAGCTTTCCAAAGATTTCCCCACCGGGATGAAATATGACATCCCCTACGATACAACTTTGTTTGTAACAGCCTCTATTGATGAGGTTATGGATACCCTTTACGAGGCTATGGCCCTCGTATTCATCGTTGTCTTCATCTTTTTGCAGAACCTGCGGGCCACCATCGTACCGATGATTGCGGTTCCGGTTTCACTTGTCGGTACCTTTGCTTTCTTCCAGGTTCTTGGGTTCTCCATTAACACTTTGACCCTGTTCGGTATGGTTTTGGCCATCGGTATTGTTGTTGACGATGCCATCGTTGTGGTCGAAGCGGTACAATCCAAGATTGACGAAGAGGGGATGGATGCCAAGACGGCTACCAAGGAGGCCATGAAAGAGGTCTCCGGGCCGATTGTGGCGACTACTGCGGTTCTTATTGCCGTGTTCGTACCAGTAGCATTCATGGGTGGTATTTCCGGACAGTTATATAAACAGTTCGCGTTGACCCTTGCTGTTTCTGTCGCCATTTCGTCCATCAATGCTTTGACATTCTCCCCGGCCATGTCTGCTTTGCTGCTGCGGCCGCAGAAGAAAATGCGTGGTCCGCTGGGATGGTTCTTTGAACAATTCAATAAATACTTCAGTAAAATAACCTCAGGATATACCTCTGGAGTCCGTCTGATTCTGCGCAAGTCAATTGTTGCGCTGGGAATTTTCGGTGTGCTCATGTTTGGGACATATTCCCTTTTCAATACTGTGCCTACCGGGTTCGTACCTAACGAGGATCAGGGCTATTTCATGATCAACGTTCAGCTTCCTGAAGGTGCTTCGCTTGAGCGCTCGGATGCGGTTGTTAAGAAGGTTGAGGATATCCTTAGGAATGAACCGGGCGTTAAAACTTATTTTGCACTGGGAGGATTCAACCTTATTACCGGTGCATATTCATCTTACACTTCGACACTGTTTGCATCTCTTGATCCATGGGATGAGCGAACCGATCCGCAACTGCATGTAAATTCCATCCTGCGCAAAGTTCAGCAGAAGGTTCTTGGAATTCAGGAGGCCGTGGTAATCTGCTTCAACCCGCCGCCAATTAACGGCATCGGTTCAACCGGTGGATTACAGTTTGAACTGCAGGACCGTTCCGGAGGAACTGTCGAGGAGCTGGCACAGGCTGCGCAGGATTATATGGCCGAGTTGCGCAAGCAGCCTGAACTTACCGGAGTATTCTCCACTTTCAGTGCTAATGTGCCGCAGCTTTATGTTGATGTTGATCGTGATAAGGTCCGCAAGCTGGGTATTCCTCTTAATGAAGTGTTCACAGCAATGCAGACTTTCCTTGGTGGATATTACATTAACGATTTTAACAAGTATGGCAGGACTTATCGGGTTATGGCGCAGGCTGATTCCCAGTTCAGAACCAGTCCTGAGGATGTTTCCAAGTTTTATGTGCGCGGTAATACCGGAAAGATGATTCCTCTTTCCACCCTGCTGAACCAGAAGAAGATCTTCGGACCGGAATATATTCAGCGCTACAATTTGTTCAGGGCTATTGAAATTACTGCCGCCAACGCTCCCGGTTATAGTACCGGTCAGGCTATGGCGGTAATGGAAAAAGTCGCTCGTGATACCCTGCCCAGAGGCTATGGTTTTGATTGGACGAACATTGCCTATCAGGAGAAGAAGTCCGGCGGCGAAGTTGTTATCATTTTTGCCTTGGCGGTCATGATGGTATTTCTCGTACTTGCAGCGCAGTATGAAAGCTGGATCATTCCGCTGGCGATTGTTTTTGCGGTGCCGCTGGGTGTATTCGGGGCCATATCAGGGCAGTTCATACGCGGTTTGGATAACAACGTTTATGCCCAGATCGGTTTGATCATGCTGGTCGGTCTTGCGGCTAAGAACGCAATCCTCATCGTTGAATTTGCCAAGGCCAAGTATGAACAGGGAGCATCTCTTCTGGATGCAGCAGTGCAGGCCGCGCAGTTGCGTTTCCGTCCGATCCTGATGACCTCCTTTGCGTTTATACTCGGAGTTGTTCCGCTGGTAATTGCACAGGGTGCGGGGTCTGCCAGCCGCCATGCTCTCGGAACGTCTGTTTTTGCAGGCATGATTGCGGCGACCATTCTCGGGGTGCTTTTTGTCCCGCTGTTCTATGTGACTCTGGTAAAATTCCAAAATAGAAAGGGATCTGCTGCTAAGGCTGATTCCTCTGAAGAGTAG
- a CDS encoding efflux RND transporter periplasmic adaptor subunit, protein MKSFFRAVAGLRASVVLLFVLLTMSVLLGGCFGDEKDQKAAAQAMPVKVIKVTEHQFPVMGEYVAQIQALKTVEIKARVQGHIKERLFTEGQRVKEGQLLFIIDPRPYNEALKKAEAELASTRATLAKAKKDYKRFKALFDQGAVSREEFDSKITDKQVLEANVSNAKAQVEQANLDLGFTQIKSPMDGIIGRTQVEPGTLVAAEATVLVTVSAVDPVYVNFSIPEREYLVAAREIEANKKAGKPARGSNLQIILADGDYYAYNGTFNMADRAVDSSTGTLGIRAEFPNPERILRDGQYAKVVVCLKEYPSALVVPTRALLDVQGRKSLLTVSNGTVVEKHITVDYSDDRNTVVKTGIESGTLIIADGVNKIRPGTPVTPQISPDSSKIEK, encoded by the coding sequence GTGAAATCTTTTTTTCGTGCGGTTGCTGGATTGAGGGCATCCGTTGTTCTTCTTTTTGTCTTGTTAACCATGTCGGTCCTTTTGGGCGGATGTTTTGGTGATGAAAAAGATCAAAAGGCGGCTGCTCAAGCCATGCCTGTCAAAGTGATCAAAGTTACGGAACACCAATTTCCTGTGATGGGAGAATACGTAGCCCAGATTCAAGCTTTGAAGACCGTAGAGATAAAAGCCCGTGTGCAGGGGCATATCAAAGAAAGGCTGTTCACTGAAGGGCAGCGGGTTAAGGAAGGGCAGCTCCTTTTTATAATTGATCCCCGTCCTTATAATGAGGCTCTGAAGAAAGCTGAGGCGGAACTTGCCAGTACCCGTGCAACTCTCGCTAAGGCCAAGAAAGATTACAAACGCTTTAAGGCCCTTTTTGATCAAGGTGCGGTTAGTCGTGAAGAGTTCGATTCCAAGATTACCGACAAGCAGGTGCTGGAAGCTAACGTAAGTAACGCTAAGGCACAGGTTGAGCAGGCTAATCTGGATTTGGGTTTTACTCAGATCAAGTCTCCTATGGATGGCATTATCGGTAGAACTCAGGTTGAGCCGGGTACTCTTGTTGCTGCTGAAGCAACTGTGCTGGTAACCGTTTCTGCTGTTGATCCGGTTTATGTAAATTTCAGCATCCCTGAAAGAGAATATCTTGTCGCCGCGCGCGAAATAGAGGCTAATAAAAAAGCAGGCAAGCCTGCGAGGGGTTCCAATCTCCAGATTATTCTGGCTGATGGTGACTACTATGCCTATAATGGAACTTTCAACATGGCTGATCGTGCAGTGGATTCTTCCACCGGGACCTTGGGAATTCGCGCAGAGTTTCCTAACCCGGAAAGGATTCTGCGTGATGGACAATATGCCAAGGTTGTTGTTTGCCTCAAAGAATACCCCAGTGCGTTGGTGGTTCCCACAAGGGCGTTGCTTGATGTTCAGGGACGTAAATCTTTGCTGACTGTTTCTAACGGTACTGTAGTAGAAAAGCACATTACTGTTGATTACAGCGACGACCGCAATACAGTTGTCAAAACCGGAATTGAATCCGGGACCCTGATTATTGCTGACGGCGTGAATAAGATTCGTCCCGGAACTCCGGTCACTCCTCAAATTTCTCCTGACAGCTCTAAAATTGAGAAATAG
- a CDS encoding phosphatase PAP2 family protein — translation MIDSSKRLSFCTAVGALVTLLLVVLFYQSFDLPIAQAAHSLKGTFAITIGKMFSNLASKHVIQTISFLALIAGTVDATLNGLQNRSRAMLLVAFSTMTAMLIGDELKWFFGRFRPPVFFEDGSFGFTWFSGKYMQNSFPSGHTLRIFSLTTAIALLLPRKKYIPIILAVLIGISRVVVGKHYPSDVIFGCFIGTSCAFWAHYFLFLRSKE, via the coding sequence ATGATTGACAGTTCCAAAAGATTGTCTTTCTGCACAGCTGTCGGCGCACTTGTGACACTGCTGCTTGTTGTGCTCTTTTACCAATCCTTTGACCTGCCCATAGCCCAAGCTGCGCATTCATTAAAAGGTACATTTGCGATTACAATCGGCAAAATGTTCAGCAATCTTGCCTCCAAGCACGTAATCCAGACCATCTCATTTCTGGCCCTGATCGCAGGAACTGTTGATGCAACTCTCAATGGACTTCAAAACAGATCACGTGCCATGCTGCTGGTAGCTTTTTCAACCATGACCGCCATGCTTATCGGAGACGAGCTGAAATGGTTCTTTGGACGCTTTCGACCGCCAGTGTTCTTCGAAGACGGTTCCTTCGGCTTCACTTGGTTTTCCGGCAAATATATGCAGAACTCTTTTCCTTCAGGGCACACCCTGCGCATTTTCTCATTAACCACAGCAATAGCTCTGCTCCTTCCACGCAAAAAGTATATCCCTATAATTCTGGCTGTACTGATCGGAATCAGCCGGGTTGTGGTGGGTAAGCATTACCCCTCTGATGTCATTTTCGGATGTTTCATCGGCACCAGCTGCGCATTCTGGGCACACTACTTTTTATTCCTGCGAAGCAAAGAGTAG
- a CDS encoding putative zinc-binding protein: MIDEEYETGFMVVSCSGGSGSGQAANSLAVELNKSGFAKMVCLAGIGAGLDECVEEAGKVRDLIVIDGCEKGCSQIMLRKMGIEPVHTFCLTKMGVECPVTEVDPAMLEELRKKIKLLFGQQRADSKYAVCGCDTCVRE; the protein is encoded by the coding sequence ATGATAGATGAAGAATATGAAACCGGCTTCATGGTCGTCAGTTGTTCCGGCGGATCAGGCTCAGGACAGGCTGCAAACAGTCTGGCTGTGGAGCTGAATAAAAGCGGTTTTGCCAAGATGGTTTGTCTCGCGGGGATCGGTGCCGGCTTGGATGAGTGTGTTGAGGAAGCTGGCAAGGTGAGGGATCTCATTGTTATTGATGGCTGTGAAAAGGGTTGCTCTCAGATTATGCTGAGAAAAATGGGCATTGAACCTGTACATACATTTTGTCTCACTAAGATGGGAGTCGAGTGTCCTGTCACAGAAGTTGATCCGGCAATGCTGGAAGAGCTTCGCAAGAAGATAAAACTTTTGTTCGGCCAGCAACGGGCAGATTCTAAGTATGCAGTGTGTGGATGTGACACATGTGTTAGAGAATAA
- a CDS encoding ArsR/SmtB family transcription factor, giving the protein MTANIETKSKVFKALGHPSRLAIVEALCDGELCVCDIVPIVGRDISTVSKHLSLLKDAGVLKDNKRGTNVYYSLNMDCVPGFLNCLENFFARKFEEQAKAYAASSIKKL; this is encoded by the coding sequence ATGACAGCAAATATCGAGACGAAATCAAAAGTGTTCAAGGCGCTGGGGCATCCCAGCAGGCTTGCTATTGTTGAAGCTCTGTGTGACGGAGAACTTTGCGTCTGCGATATTGTTCCCATAGTGGGACGGGATATTTCCACTGTGTCCAAACATCTTTCCCTGCTCAAGGATGCAGGGGTGCTCAAGGACAATAAGCGGGGGACCAACGTGTATTACAGCCTGAATATGGATTGTGTGCCGGGATTCCTGAATTGTCTTGAAAACTTTTTTGCAAGGAAATTTGAAGAGCAGGCTAAGGCCTACGCTGCAAGTTCTATAAAAAAATTGTAA
- the queF gene encoding preQ(1) synthase encodes MKTTKSQDKTESLVSLGQAGATEYNYNTPGPEILETFPNNFPGRPYIVSIEFPEYTSLCPVTGQPDFATIIVEYIPDELCVESKSFKLYMGAYRNHQSFMETITNNILDHFVGRLSPLWMRVKGIFSPRGGTALHVFAEHYKKDSAQYEDVREMVREWKMESSRHSA; translated from the coding sequence ATGAAAACTACCAAAAGTCAGGATAAGACCGAATCCCTTGTTTCTCTCGGTCAGGCGGGGGCAACAGAGTACAACTACAATACTCCGGGTCCCGAAATCCTTGAAACCTTCCCGAACAATTTCCCGGGCAGGCCCTACATTGTAAGTATTGAATTCCCGGAATATACATCGCTTTGCCCAGTGACCGGTCAGCCGGATTTCGCGACTATCATTGTGGAATACATTCCTGATGAACTTTGCGTTGAGTCCAAGAGTTTCAAGCTGTACATGGGTGCTTACCGCAACCATCAATCTTTCATGGAAACCATTACCAATAATATCCTCGACCATTTTGTGGGTCGTCTTTCTCCTCTGTGGATGCGGGTGAAAGGTATCTTTTCGCCTCGTGGTGGGACTGCCCTGCATGTCTTTGCTGAGCATTACAAAAAAGATAGCGCACAGTATGAAGATGTTCGGGAGATGGTTCGTGAATGGAAAATGGAATCATCTAGACATTCCGCTTAA
- a CDS encoding late competence development ComFB family protein has product MLPMKDFFRSDEIVNLTEEIVYNELQALIGRAEIEFCQCDKCLFDIVCVVLNKIPSLYSSSIADRTYPSAEFKAEYDRLKLLAAEEIPRAIEQIKDRLHH; this is encoded by the coding sequence ATGTTGCCAATGAAGGATTTCTTTAGGAGCGATGAAATTGTCAATCTTACTGAAGAGATAGTTTATAACGAGTTGCAGGCACTTATCGGGCGGGCGGAAATAGAATTTTGTCAATGTGACAAGTGTTTGTTTGATATAGTTTGTGTGGTTTTGAATAAGATTCCAAGCCTGTACTCCTCCAGTATTGCGGATCGCACTTATCCCAGTGCTGAGTTCAAGGCAGAATATGATCGTTTAAAGCTGCTGGCTGCGGAGGAGATTCCGCGGGCAATTGAACAGATCAAAGACAGATTGCATCATTAG